The following are encoded together in the Flavobacterium haoranii genome:
- the rnpA gene encoding ribonuclease P protein component: MNFKYPKNEKLKSQTAINLLFSEGKSVSKYPLRLVFVEIPNAEEKLQIGVSVSKKHFKKAVDRNYFKRLLRECYRLNKHLIQENIEKPYAMMFLYQTKDRLSYQEIEEKTIQLFTKFIAEIQK, encoded by the coding sequence CTAAAAAGTCAAACTGCTATAAATTTACTTTTTTCTGAAGGTAAATCGGTTTCAAAATATCCGTTGCGACTAGTTTTTGTTGAAATTCCAAATGCAGAAGAAAAACTACAAATAGGTGTTTCGGTTTCTAAGAAACACTTTAAAAAAGCGGTTGATCGCAATTATTTTAAACGTTTACTTCGCGAATGCTATCGTTTAAATAAACATTTGATACAAGAAAACATCGAAAAACCTTATGCTATGATGTTTTTATATCAAACTAAAGATCGTCTTAGTTACCAAGAAATTGAAGAAAAAACAATTCAATTATTTACAAAATTTATAGCCGAAATTCAAAAATAA